In Triticum urartu cultivar G1812 chromosome 6, Tu2.1, whole genome shotgun sequence, the following proteins share a genomic window:
- the LOC125513422 gene encoding 60S ribosomal protein L6-like, protein MAPTCKMALGIKRASRSHTYHRRGLWAIKAKHGGAFPKAEKPAAVAEPKFYPADDVKPRTASTRKPKPTKLRSTITPGTVLILLAGRYMGKRVVFLKQLKSGLLLISGPFKINGVPVRRVNQAYVIATSTKVDISGVKVEKFDDKYFARDKKTRAKKTEGELFETEKETTKNLPEFKKDDQKAIDAELIKAIEAVPDLKNYLGARFSLRDGDKPHEMTF, encoded by the exons ATGGCGCCGACCTGCAAGATGGCGCTGGGCATCAAGCGCGCGTCGCGGTCGCACACCTACCACCGCCGCGGGCTGTGGGCCATCAAGGCCAAGCACGGCGGAGCCTTCCCCAAGGCCGAGAAGCCAGCCGCCGTCGCCGAGCCCAAGTTCTACCCCGCCGACGACGTCAAGCCCCGCACCGCCAGCACCCGCAAGCCTAAGCCCACCAAGCTCAG GTCGACCATCACGCCCGGTACGGTGCTGATCCTGCTCGCTGGGAGGTACATGGGGAAGCGCGTGGTGTTCCTCAAGCAGCTCAAGTCTGGCCTGCTCCTCATCTCTG GGCCTTTCAAGATCAATGGTGTGCCAGTTCGCCGGGTGAACCAGGCTTATGTCATTGCCACATCCACAAAGGTTGACATCTCTGGTGTTAAGGTGGAGAAGTTTGATGACAAGTACTTCGCCAGGGACAAGAAGACCAGGGCAAAGAAGACTGAAGGGGAGCTGTTTGAGACTGAGAAGGAG ACCACCAAGAATCTGCCAGAATTTAAAAAAGATGATCAGAAGGCCATCGATGCTGAGTTGATCAAAGCTATTGAGGCTGTCCCTGACCTTAAGAACTATCTTGGTGCTCGGTTCTCTCTCAGGGATGGTGACAAGCCCCATGAGATGACCTTCTAA